Genomic window (Streptosporangium brasiliense):
TCCGGCGACAGCCCGCTCGCCGTGGTCGTCGTGGATCTCACGCCCGACGGCGACCGGATCGCCGGCATCTACTCGGTCACAAATCCCGACAAACTCACCGGGATCCGCTGAACACAGCGCCTTACGGTCCTCTGGCTGACACGGCACGGCCGCTTCCCCGCCCCTGAGCCGAGCGCGGCCGCGCGTGTTCGATCTCCGCTCCGGATCCCCGTCAGCGGGACGGGGACACCAGGCCCGCGTCGTAGGCCATGATGACCAGCTGGATCCGGTCGCGGGCATCGAGCTTTGTGAGCAGGCTGGCCACGTGCGCCTTGGCGGTGCCCGGGCTGATGTGCAGTCGGGCCGCGATCTCGGCGTTGGACAGGCCGCGCCCGACCAGGGTCAGCACCTCACGCTCCCGCCTGGTGACGCTCGCGAGCTCGCGCGGCCGAGGGGCGGGGGCGGGGCGGCGGGCGAAGTCCTCGATGAGGCGGCGGGTGACGCCGGGCGCGATCAGGGCGTCGCCGGCGGCGACGACGTGGACGGCGGACAGGATGTCCTCCAGCGCCATGTCCTTGACGAGGAACCCGCTCGCCCCGGCACGCAGCGAGGCGTGGACGTTGTCGTCGTCGTCGAACGTGGTCAGCATGATCACGCGGGTGGCGGGGGACTCGGCGATGATGGTCTGGGTGGCCTCGATGCCGTCCATGCCGGGCATGCGGATGTCCATCACCACCACGTCGGGGCAGAGCCGCCTGGTGAGCTGGACGGCCTGGGCTCCAGTCCCGGCCTCCGCGACGACTTCGACATCGGGGGCGGTGTCGATGACCATGCGCAGGCCGGCGCGGATCAGCGGCTGGTCGTCGGCGAGTACGACGCGGATCGTCACCGGGTCCTCACCCGGTCCGCCTCCGCCCGTACCCGGGCGGTCGCATGTCCGGTCGAGGTCGCCAGCGGCAGGCGAGCGGTGACGCGGAAGCCGCCCTCGGGCCGGGGGCCCGCGCCGAAGTCGCCGCCCAGCAGGGCTACCCGCTCTCGCATGCCGGCGATGCCGTGCCCGCTCCCCTCAAGCGCGGAGGCGGGAGTGACGGCGCCGCGTCCGTCGTCGACGACCTCGATGCGCAGGTCCTCGTCCCCGTAGCCGATCACGACCTGGCAGCGGCCTGTTCCCGCATGGCGCAGCACGTTGGTCACCGACTCCTGGACGATGCGGAAGGCGGAGCGGTCGACGGCGGCGGGCAGCGGGCGTGGCCGCCCGTGCCTGCGCACGTCCACGCGGACGCCGGCGGCCGTGGTCGTCTCGGCCAGCCGGTCGACGTCGGCCAGCCCCGCGGCGGGGGCCGGCTCGGGTGGCGCTCCAAGCCGCTCGTCTCCGGTCTCGCGGAGCACGCCGAGCATGTGCCGCAGTCCCCTCAGCGTCTGCCTGCTGGTGGCCTCGATCGCGTCCAGCGCCTGGCGCGCCTGCTCCGGCCGGTGGTCGATCACGCGGGCGCCCGCGCCGGCCTGGATGGCGATGATGCCGATGCTGTGCGCGACCGTGTCGTGCAGCTCGCGGGCGATGCGCAGCCGCTCGTCCGTGATCACCCGGGCCTCGGCGTGCGCGCGCAGCGCCCGGTCGTACGCGCGCCGCTGCCGGACGACCAGCCCGGCCATGCAGGCGACCAGGACACCCAGCCCGAGCAGGACCGACAGCGCCAGGAAGCCGGACGCCCAGCCGCGCAGGCCGTGGCGTAGCAGGTCCACCTGCCAGATCGTCTCCTGGACGACCAGCGTGACGGCGGCCGCGGCCAGGCCCGCGCGGCGCGGCCGGAGCGCGGTGAGCAGACCGAC
Coding sequences:
- a CDS encoding response regulator — its product is MTIRVVLADDQPLIRAGLRMVIDTAPDVEVVAEAGTGAQAVQLTRRLCPDVVVMDIRMPGMDGIEATQTIIAESPATRVIMLTTFDDDDNVHASLRAGASGFLVKDMALEDILSAVHVVAAGDALIAPGVTRRLIEDFARRPAPAPRPRELASVTRREREVLTLVGRGLSNAEIAARLHISPGTAKAHVASLLTKLDARDRIQLVIMAYDAGLVSPSR
- a CDS encoding sensor histidine kinase; protein product: MRTLLTWCGLAALVPLLYAMTLIDGESLLPVGTVHAACAVAMAVPLAWARRWPGVVLAVSLTEIVVAAALGQPAQRIWPLFLAADVLVGLLTALRPRRAGLAAAAVTLVVQETIWQVDLLRHGLRGWASGFLALSVLLGLGVLVACMAGLVVRQRRAYDRALRAHAEARVITDERLRIARELHDTVAHSIGIIAIQAGAGARVIDHRPEQARQALDAIEATSRQTLRGLRHMLGVLRETGDERLGAPPEPAPAAGLADVDRLAETTTAAGVRVDVRRHGRPRPLPAAVDRSAFRIVQESVTNVLRHAGTGRCQVVIGYGDEDLRIEVVDDGRGAVTPASALEGSGHGIAGMRERVALLGGDFGAGPRPEGGFRVTARLPLATSTGHATARVRAEADRVRTR